From Rhodovibrio salinarum DSM 9154:
CGGTCGAGATCTTCTCCAATTGGATTCAGGAAGCCGGTCACATGCTGGAGTGGCCCGGCGCCCAGCCAAAGGACGCGATCTTCGCCGACGCCAAGCAGTACGACCCCAAGCTTGCGCAGTGGCTGGACGGCTTTATGCAGCGGTGGTTGGGGGAGCGATAGCCCCTGAGCAGGCCCAGGCCGAGATTAGTACCTTAGGTTCAGAGTGTTACGGCCCGCACCCTAACGCCAACATTAAGCCGCATTTGGCATCGGCATGCGGCAGATCGGCCAGCGATTGCCAGCCCAGACCTGGAAACGACGACGCTGTCGGCGCAGCAGATGGACCTCATCCGACAGCACGATCAGACCAAGCGGCAGCATCCAGATGCCGAGTACCGGCAGGAACGCCAACAACCCGCCGATCACCAGCCCGATACCCAGACTGCGGCGGACCCAAGGATTGCGGTGGCGCTTCAGCCGGTAGACGAGGGCCACCACGCGGGTGGTGAGCTGCTCCAGCCAGCGCCCCATACGGGAGTGGCCGAACGGCATACGCCCCCAGACGAGATGGGCATTATTTTTCGAATCGCTCATATAGGAAGTCTGTTCCGAATAGCGGCGCGTGTGAAGATGGGGCGGGGTGAAAATCCTGTGTCATGGCGCAGTTGCCAGCGCTGGCAGACCCTTTTGTTCAGGCGCGTAACGACTCCGCCAGATGGGAAATAGACCGCGCATAGCACGGGCGCACAGCGGGGTATTTCGTCCACCGCCCCTTCACGCGCGTGTCCCGCTGGTCTATCACCGCGCCCGCCCGCAACCGCATCCGCAAGGACCCACGCCCATGGTCTACAAGGCCGTCGAAGGAACCGGCCCGCTCGTCGTCTCGATGCCGCACGCCGGCGCGCTGACGCCCGAGGAGGTGGCCGAGCGCATGACCGATGCCGGCCGTGCGGCGGCCGACACGGACTGGCACGTTAACCGCCTGTACGAGTTCCTGGACGAGCTCGAAGTCCCGCATATCCGCTCGATCTACTCGCGCTACGTCTGTGATCTGAACCGGCCGCCGGACGGATCACCGTTGTACGACGGCCAGGGTGCGAGCGAGCTGGTGCCGACCCGTACGTTCGACGGCGCGGCGATCTATCAGGACGACTGCGAACCGGGAGAGGACGAGATCCGCTCGCGCTGGCGCGACTACTGGCAGCCGTACCACCTGGCGCTCGCCAACCTGATGCTGCAGGCCAAGGATCGTTATGGCGTCGTGGTGCTTCTGGAGGCGCATACCACCCGCAGCCAGATTCCGGGCCTGTTCGACGGCACGCTGCCGGACTTCAACCTCGGCACACGCGATGGAGCCAGCTGCGCGCCCGACCTGCGGGACCGCGTGGTCGCGGCGGTGCAGCAGGCCGAAGGCTACAGCCACGCGGTCGACCATCCCTTCAAAGGCGGCTTCATCACCCGCAGCTATGGCCGACCCGACGAAGGGACGCACGCCCTGCAGTTGGAGCTTGCACAGCGCACCTACATGCAGGAAAGCCCGCCCTGGACCTACAGCAACAAGGGCGGCGGTCTGGTCCGTCCGCACCTGCGCCGGATCGTCGAGACGATGCGTGACTGGGCGGAGGCTCAAGCGCAGGGGTAGCGCGGAGCTTTACCGTTGCCTTCTTCCCGCTGCAGGAGCCGGGGCTCTCAGCCGTCGACCATTATCCCCGTGCGCGGCCCTGCTTCACGACATAGGCGATCGGGTTGAAGCCGACACGGTAGGCGAGTTCGGCCGGGCGGTCGATTTCCCAGACGCACAGATCGGCCCGCTTGCCGATCTCGAGCGTGCCCCGGCTCTCCAACAAACCCAGCGCGCGGGCCGCTTCGCGGGTCACACCGGCCAGCGCTTCTTCCGGCGTCAGGTCGAACAGCGTGCAGCCCATCGACAGCATCAGCAGGATCGAGGTGACCGGCGCGCTGCCGGGGTTGCTATCGGTTGCGATCGCCATTGGTACACCGGCCTCCCGGAACGCCGCGATCGGCGGCTTGCGTGTGCCGCGCAGGCAGTAGAAGGCGCCCGGCAGCAGGGTGGCGACCGTTCCGGAGCGTGCCAGCGCGGCCACGCCATCGGCGTTGGCGTATTCCAGATGGTCGGCCGACAGGGCGCCGTAGCGCGCGGCCAGTTCCGCGCCACCGCTGTCGGAGAGCTGGTCGGCGTGCAGCTTGACCGGCAGCCCGTGGCCGCGCGCAGCGGCCAGCACCCATTCGCACAGCTCGGCATCGAAGCCGCCGCGCCCGCAAAACACGTCGACCGCATCGGCCAGTCCCGCCTCGACGATCGCAGGCAGCATCTGCTCCGTGACGGCCCTGATATAGGCGGCGCAGTCGTCTTCAAACTCCGGCGGCACGGTATGAGCCCCCAGAAAGCTGGTGACCACATCCAACGGATAGTCACGGCCCAGTTGGCGGGCGACGCGTAGCTGTTTCATCTCCGACTCCGCGCACAGGCCGTAGCCGGATTTGATTTCCAGTGTCGTGACTCCCTCCGCCAGCAGCGGTGCCAGGCGTGCGCTGCTGGCCTCATACAGCTCGTTATCGCGCGCCGCGCGGGTGGCATCGACGGTTGCGGAAATGCCGCCACCGTCCGCCTGAATGCGCGCGTCGCTGTCGCCGAGCAGTCGACGCTCGAACTCGCTGGCCCGGTTGCCGCCGTGGGCCAGATGGGTATGGCAGTCGATCAGTCCGGGCGTGATCCACCGCCCCTCGACCCAATGCACCTGCTTTGCGAGCTTCTCGGGAGCGCCCTGCAGCTCGTCACGCTTGCCGAGCCAAGCGATCCGGCCGTCCTCGATGGCGAGCGCGCCGCCTTCGATCGCGCCGTACGGCCGGTCGGTGCCAGGCGCCATGGTCGCCAGGCGCGCGTCCAGCCAAAGGGTATCCCACATCGCCCGTGCTTCCCTGGAGCGCCGTTGGGGAGAGTGGCAGGCGGCTTGCGCGGTGGCGCGCATTGTATGCCGGCCAGACTCCCCCTTAAGCTGCCCAGGGCCCGAGGTGCAAGGCGGGGAACGATGCCTGCGTATTTTGCCGACCGCGTGTGGTTGCCGCAGGGCTGGGCAACCAACGTAAGGCTTAGCGTCGATTCTGACCCAGGACTGCTGACGGCCGTGCAGCCCAACACGGTGTCTGACGATGCGATTCGTCTGTCCGGTCCGGTGATCCCGGGCGTGCCCAACGCCCACAGCCATGCCTTCCAACGTGCGCTCGCCGGTCTGGGCGAACGGGCGGGCAGGTTCGCCAACTGGCGCACGGCGATGTACCGGCTGGCCAACGCGTTGACCCCCGAACAGTTGGAGGCGATCAGCGCGCAGGCTTATGTCGAGTTGCTCAAGGGCGGCTACACCAGCGTGGCCGAGTTCCACTACCTGCACCACGGTCCGCACGGCCAGCCCTACCGCGATCTGCCGGAGTTGTCCTGGCGCGTGCTGTCCGCCGCCCGGCATGCCGGGATCGCGATGACGTTGTTGCCGGTGCTCTACGGCCACAGTGATTTCGGCGGGGAGGCCCCGGAGCCGGGACAGCAACGCTTCGTCAATGAGCCGGAGCGTCTTCTGCACCTGATCCAGCGGATCCAGGAAGGTACCCGAGATCAACCTGATGTGCAGCTCGGTTTGGCGCCGCATTCGCTGCGCGCGGTGACGCCGGAAACGCTGCACAGCGCTGTCCACGGCTTCCGCCAGTTGGCTCCCACCGCGCCGATCCACATGCATGTCGCCGAGCAACCGGGGGAGGTGGATGCCTGTCAGGACCGGTTCCGCCAGCGCCCGGTGGCTTGGCTGCTCGATCAGACTGACCTGGTCGATGACGGTTGGACCTTCGTTCACTGCACCCAGGCGCTCGACGGGGAGCTGGAGCAGCTGGCTCGGCGCGGTGTGACGGTCGCGCTCTGTCCAACGACGGAGGCGAACCTGGGCGATGGCGTGTGCGCGGCGGATCACTTTGCCGCCTGGCAGGGGAGATTGGCGATCGGCAGCGACAGTCAGGTTTGCCGCGACGCTTTCGCCGAGTTACGCGCGCTCGACCACAGCCAGCGCCTGCGCCACGGCCGTCGTCCAGGGATTACGCCGCGGCAGGGCCAGGAGGGGCCAGGGGCGGACCTGCTGACGCGGGCGGGGCTGGGCGGTCGAAACGCCCTGGGGCAGAAGGTCGGTCAGCTGGTCCCGGGGGCGCGCGCCGATCTGCTGGTGCTTGATCCAGAGGTTGCGGCACTGGCTGGCGTGCCGGACGAGCGTCTGCTCGACGCCCTGCTGTTCCAGCAACCGACCGGGGCGGTGCGTGACGTCATGGTGGGCGGCAGGTGGGTCGTGCAGGCGCGCCAGCACCACGCGGAAGAGCGCATCCTGAGCGACTACCGCACGGTCATGGCGGAACTGATGCCGCAGTTGGGCTAGTTCCCTGGTCCGTTCCATCTACGGGCGGTAGTTTCTAACTGCGTGCAATGGACGGCACAGGTGACAGAAGGGCAAGGTTGGCATCATGGCCCCGAAGGACGGCGAAATGACGGGCAGCGACGCGACCGAGGGCAAGACCGCCTTGTGGACGCCGGACATCGGCGAGGCCGCGCCGCGCGACCTGTGCACCGATTGCGGCATCTCGCGCACCGACACGCCGAGTCGGTGCGGTCGTGCCTGCCAGTTCATCGCGCCCGACTACCCAACGATGGAAGAACAGGTGCACGGCCGCGCCCGGGACCTGAGCCGCGGTGACGAGAAGTTCTTCGGTCCGTTTCAGCGTATGCTCCGCGCGTCCTTGAAAGCCAAGCGCGACGGCGCGCAGTGGACCGGTATCGCCACCCGTCTGGGCGAACGGCTGCTGGAGACCGACGCGGTCGATGCCGTGCTGGCGATGAGCCACCAGGACGACGACATCTGGGCCCCCAAGTCGGTGATCGTGACCGAGCCCGAGGGCATGGCGCAATGCCGGGGCATGAAGATGGGCTACGCGCCGCTGCTGGCGCTCCTGGAACCCGCGCTCAAGGCCGGCCACAAGCGCGTCGCGGTGATCGGTATTCCCTGCCAGGTCTATGCCCTGCGTGCGCTGGAACGCGAACTCGGCTTCGAGCGGATCTATGTCATCGGCACCCCGTGCTCGGACAACACGACGACCGAGAAGTTCCACGAGTTTCTGTCGCATCTGACCGATACGCCGGGCGAGGTCACCTATTTTGAGTTCCGCGCCGACTATTACTGCGAGATGCGCTTCGCCGATGGCAGCAAGCGGGAATTCCCCTTCCTGCTGCTGCCGATCTCCAAGCTGCCGAACGACTTCTGGCCAACCACCTGCCGAACCTGCGTCGATTACACCAACGTCCTCGCCGACATCACCGTCGGGTACATGGCGGGCGAGGGGGAGCAATGGCTGCTGGTGCGCAACGACCGCGGGCAGGAGCTGGTCGACCTGTTGGGCGACGAACTGAAAACCGGCACCCCCGGCGACAAGGGCAAGCGCGGCAAGCACGTCGAGGGGTTCAAGCTGAACACCGAGAAGGCCGCCGGCGGTATGCCGGTGCGCGGTATGCCAGACTGGCTGCGCCCGATCGTCGGCCGGATTATGCCGCTGGTCGGCCCCCGCGGAATCGAGTTTGCCCGCGCGCGCCTGGAAATGAAGGCGGTCGAGACGATCATCCACCTGCGTCTGAACGAACGCCCGCGGATCAAGCACATGGTCCCCAACCACGTCTGGGAACTGGCCAAGCCCTACGGCCTGGAACCAACGGAGCATGAGAAGCCGCGGGATAAGCGACGGGATACGGGCTGACAGTCGTGATGGACTCTTAGTATTAAGTAACAACCCTAACGGACTGATAAAATTATATAATCAGGTCGTGCAGAAGCCGGGGGCACCGTGTTGACGCCGAAGCGATGGGTGTTTGACTACCTACCACTCCCGTGCTCGCGGCGATGTTAGTTGCGTGGGTCCCGCCAACGCGCGGTATTGTGTACGACCGACATTGGCAGCCAACAAGAGAGCAGCGCGCCCGTGACGCCTTCCGATAGCCAGGTGAAGAGCAGCCGGCGCGATCCGCGCATCGACGTGCTGCGCGGGGTAGCGATGTTCATCATCTTCGTCGCTCACATCCCCGGAAACCCCTGGACCGGGTATATTCCGGCGCGCTTCGGTCCGTCCGATGCGACCGAGTGGTTCGTATTCTGCTCCGGCTTTGCTTCGGCGATCGCGTTCGGCGGGGTGTTCCTGCGCGTTGGCTGGGTTTTGGGGATCGCACGGGTGCTGCACCGGATCTGGCAGATCTACTGGGCGCAGATCGGCATGTTCCTGGCCACTGCAGGGGTCTGTGTACTCGGCACCTGGGCACTCGACACCCGGAACTATGTGCAGGACCTCAACCTCATACCCTTCTTCGAAAATCCCAAGGAAGGGCTGCTCGGGCTGCTAACCCTGACCTATGTGCCGAACCTGTTCGACATCCTGCCGATGTATATGGTGGCGTTGCTGCTGATCCCGGTGATGGTGGCCTTGTATCGCCTGAATCCGCTGATCGGGCTGGCCGCGCCGGTCGTGCTCTGGGCGGCCAACCGGGCGATCGGCTTCGACCTGCCAGCGGAATGGTGGTCGGAGCGGTCCTGGTTCTTTAACCCGTTCGCTTGGCAGTTGATCTTCTTCACCGGCTTCGCGATTGCGCGGGGCTGGATCACCATTCCGCCGCCGCACCGGGCGTGGGTATGGCTGTCGGCGGCCTACCTGATCGTCATGGTGCCGATCTGCTACGGCCCGATCTTCAACAACGTGCCGTTCTTCGACGCGATCGGGCTGGCGATCCTGCCGACTTTTGACAAGACCGATTTCGGTCTCGCCCGTTACCTGCACTTCCTGGCCATGGCCTACGTCATGCGGGCCGCCCTCTACGGCCGGGAGGACATCCTTTACGCCCGCTGGATCGCGCCGATCCGCAAGGTCGGGCAACAGGCGCTGGCGGTCTTCATGACCTCAATCGTGCTCTCGCGCGTCGGCATGATGGCGTTCGATATCTGGGGACGCGACGGGCTGACGGCGTTGATCGTCAATGCCGTGGGGGGCGCGGTGCTGATTGGCGTTGCCTACGGGGTTGGCTGGATCAAGAGCGAACCGTGGCGCCGCCAGCCGCAGCCGGCGTCGACTGTTGCCGTATCGGATGCATCTAACCCGGCCCCCGACGTGCAGGGGAGGCGGCGCGTCTCGCCGGCTGAATAGAGGAGGCGTGGCGGCCCTTGTTCATCTCAACGGATCGAGGCTTGTAGGCCCGGAATTCGGGGCGATTCGGGGCTACAGGAGCGCCGCCGTACCGGGCCTATAGCTTGACTTTTCCGGTGCTTCTGCCAATGTGAGGCACGTTATCAGGCGGCACTTTCCGCCCTGCGCGAGCCAATAATCTTAAGACCAACGCAGGACCAAGGACCGCGCCGTAATCGCTTGAGACGATCCATAACCCCGGGCGCACCTCCACCTTCAAGGTGGCGCACCAATCGACCTCTTGGCTAGCGAGGCGTCTCATGCTGGTTAGGGTGGGTGGCGCCCGCATTCTAAGCTTCGAAAACGCTCGCTGCACCGACGAGCAGGTCGCGGCGCGAGGGTTGAGAAAAGCCGAATTCGGTTCGACGTCATTCCCACGCAGCCGCCCGGAACCTCGGGCGGTGGCACTCAAGATCGCCGCGGACCGCTTAAACCCTGCGGCAGGAGGCAACAGCCATGGATATCATCGAGAAATATGAATCCGCCGTGCGCAGCTACAGCCGCGGCTTTCCCGTCGTCTTCGAGAAGGCGAAGAACTATACCCTGACCGATACCGACGGAAACACCTACATCGACTTCTTCGCCGGCGCCGGCGCCCTGAACTACGGGCACAACGACGACGCCATGAAAGCAAAGGTGCTGGAGTATATCCAGGGCGACAACATCACCCACTCGCTCGACATGGCGACGGTGGCTCGCCAGAACTTCCTGAAGGCGTTCAACGAGATCATCCTTCAGCCGCGGAACATGGAATACAAGATCATGTTCCCCGGGCCGACCGGCACCAACACGGTGGAAAGCGCGCTTAAGCTGGCGCGCAAGGTAACCGGCCGGCGCACCGTGGTGTCGTTCACCAACGCCTTCCACGGCATGACGCTGGGCGCGCTCGGTGTCACCGGTAACCAATTCAAGCGCAAGGGCGCCGGCAAGTCCCTGGGCGACGTGGTGTTCGTGCCCTATGACGGCCTGATGGGCCTCAAGAGCGACAAGGGCGAACTCGACACGCTCGACTACTTCGAGGCGATGCTGAACAACGGCGCTAGCGGCATGGGCCATCCGGCCGCCGTGATCGTCGAGCCGGTACAGGGCGAGGGCGGCATCAACGCCGCCAGCATGGCCTGGCTCAAGCGCCTGGACCAAATCTGCAAGGCCCACGACATCCGGCTGATCGTCGACGACGTGCAGGCCGGCTGCGGGCGCACTGGCACCTTCTTCTCGTTCGAGGCCGCCGGCATCGATCCGGACTTCATCTGCCTGTCCAAGTCGATCGGCGGTTACGGCATGCCGATGGCGATCACGCTGATCAAGCCGGAGTACGACAAGTTCGCCCCGGGCGAGCACAACGGGACTTTCCGCGGCAACAACCCGGCGTTCGTCGCCGCAACGGCCGCGCTGGAGACCTACTGGCGCGACGATACCTTCGCCAAGGGCGTGCGCGAGAAGGGTGAGTTCATCACCAAGCGCCTGAAGGAGATGGCCGCCAAGCATCCCAACGTGCCGAGCGAGGTGCGCGGGCGCGGCTTCATGCAGGGCATCGCGCTGCATGTCGACGGCCTGGCCGACGCGGTCACCGAGGAAGCGTTCAAGCGCGGCCTGATCATGGAGACCAGCGGCCCGGCGGACGAGGTGGCCAAGCTGCTGCCGCCACTGACGCTGGATCAGCAGGGCCTGGAGAAGGGCCTGGACATCATGGAGCAGGCGCTCGACGCCGCCGTCCAGGCACATGCCGACAAGATCGGCAAGGTCGCCTAGCTTCCGCGACGCGGGGCGCGGGGCGCTTTCCGCGCCCTGGCTTTTTGGCGCCGGTCCGGGCAGGGTGCACGCCGCATCTGATCCGGGCCGGCGCCTTTTCGTGCGCCCCAACGCCCGGCACCCCGAACAATCAACGAGATCAGGAGACGGATTCCGCCATGATCGTGA
This genomic window contains:
- the hutG gene encoding N-formylglutamate deformylase; the encoded protein is MVYKAVEGTGPLVVSMPHAGALTPEEVAERMTDAGRAAADTDWHVNRLYEFLDELEVPHIRSIYSRYVCDLNRPPDGSPLYDGQGASELVPTRTFDGAAIYQDDCEPGEDEIRSRWRDYWQPYHLALANLMLQAKDRYGVVVLLEAHTTRSQIPGLFDGTLPDFNLGTRDGASCAPDLRDRVVAAVQQAEGYSHAVDHPFKGGFITRSYGRPDEGTHALQLELAQRTYMQESPPWTYSNKGGGLVRPHLRRIVETMRDWAEAQAQG
- the hutI gene encoding imidazolonepropionase, which gives rise to MWDTLWLDARLATMAPGTDRPYGAIEGGALAIEDGRIAWLGKRDELQGAPEKLAKQVHWVEGRWITPGLIDCHTHLAHGGNRASEFERRLLGDSDARIQADGGGISATVDATRAARDNELYEASSARLAPLLAEGVTTLEIKSGYGLCAESEMKQLRVARQLGRDYPLDVVTSFLGAHTVPPEFEDDCAAYIRAVTEQMLPAIVEAGLADAVDVFCGRGGFDAELCEWVLAAARGHGLPVKLHADQLSDSGGAELAARYGALSADHLEYANADGVAALARSGTVATLLPGAFYCLRGTRKPPIAAFREAGVPMAIATDSNPGSAPVTSILLMLSMGCTLFDLTPEEALAGVTREAARALGLLESRGTLEIGKRADLCVWEIDRPAELAYRVGFNPIAYVVKQGRARG
- a CDS encoding formimidoylglutamate deiminase, whose amino-acid sequence is MPAYFADRVWLPQGWATNVRLSVDSDPGLLTAVQPNTVSDDAIRLSGPVIPGVPNAHSHAFQRALAGLGERAGRFANWRTAMYRLANALTPEQLEAISAQAYVELLKGGYTSVAEFHYLHHGPHGQPYRDLPELSWRVLSAARHAGIAMTLLPVLYGHSDFGGEAPEPGQQRFVNEPERLLHLIQRIQEGTRDQPDVQLGLAPHSLRAVTPETLHSAVHGFRQLAPTAPIHMHVAEQPGEVDACQDRFRQRPVAWLLDQTDLVDDGWTFVHCTQALDGELEQLARRGVTVALCPTTEANLGDGVCAADHFAAWQGRLAIGSDSQVCRDAFAELRALDHSQRLRHGRRPGITPRQGQEGPGADLLTRAGLGGRNALGQKVGQLVPGARADLLVLDPEVAALAGVPDERLLDALLFQQPTGAVRDVMVGGRWVVQARQHHAEERILSDYRTVMAELMPQLG
- a CDS encoding Coenzyme F420 hydrogenase/dehydrogenase, beta subunit C-terminal domain is translated as MTGSDATEGKTALWTPDIGEAAPRDLCTDCGISRTDTPSRCGRACQFIAPDYPTMEEQVHGRARDLSRGDEKFFGPFQRMLRASLKAKRDGAQWTGIATRLGERLLETDAVDAVLAMSHQDDDIWAPKSVIVTEPEGMAQCRGMKMGYAPLLALLEPALKAGHKRVAVIGIPCQVYALRALERELGFERIYVIGTPCSDNTTTEKFHEFLSHLTDTPGEVTYFEFRADYYCEMRFADGSKREFPFLLLPISKLPNDFWPTTCRTCVDYTNVLADITVGYMAGEGEQWLLVRNDRGQELVDLLGDELKTGTPGDKGKRGKHVEGFKLNTEKAAGGMPVRGMPDWLRPIVGRIMPLVGPRGIEFARARLEMKAVETIIHLRLNERPRIKHMVPNHVWELAKPYGLEPTEHEKPRDKRRDTG
- a CDS encoding OpgC family protein; the encoded protein is MTPSDSQVKSSRRDPRIDVLRGVAMFIIFVAHIPGNPWTGYIPARFGPSDATEWFVFCSGFASAIAFGGVFLRVGWVLGIARVLHRIWQIYWAQIGMFLATAGVCVLGTWALDTRNYVQDLNLIPFFENPKEGLLGLLTLTYVPNLFDILPMYMVALLLIPVMVALYRLNPLIGLAAPVVLWAANRAIGFDLPAEWWSERSWFFNPFAWQLIFFTGFAIARGWITIPPPHRAWVWLSAAYLIVMVPICYGPIFNNVPFFDAIGLAILPTFDKTDFGLARYLHFLAMAYVMRAALYGREDILYARWIAPIRKVGQQALAVFMTSIVLSRVGMMAFDIWGRDGLTALIVNAVGGAVLIGVAYGVGWIKSEPWRRQPQPASTVAVSDASNPAPDVQGRRRVSPAE
- the ectB gene encoding diaminobutyrate--2-oxoglutarate transaminase, with product MDIIEKYESAVRSYSRGFPVVFEKAKNYTLTDTDGNTYIDFFAGAGALNYGHNDDAMKAKVLEYIQGDNITHSLDMATVARQNFLKAFNEIILQPRNMEYKIMFPGPTGTNTVESALKLARKVTGRRTVVSFTNAFHGMTLGALGVTGNQFKRKGAGKSLGDVVFVPYDGLMGLKSDKGELDTLDYFEAMLNNGASGMGHPAAVIVEPVQGEGGINAASMAWLKRLDQICKAHDIRLIVDDVQAGCGRTGTFFSFEAAGIDPDFICLSKSIGGYGMPMAITLIKPEYDKFAPGEHNGTFRGNNPAFVAATAALETYWRDDTFAKGVREKGEFITKRLKEMAAKHPNVPSEVRGRGFMQGIALHVDGLADAVTEEAFKRGLIMETSGPADEVAKLLPPLTLDQQGLEKGLDIMEQALDAAVQAHADKIGKVA